The following are encoded together in the Pedobacter steynii genome:
- a CDS encoding error-prone DNA polymerase, with amino-acid sequence MSYTELQVTTNFSFLRGGAHPEEMVEQAAALGYTAIAITDHNTLAGIVRAHVAAKAIGMRIIVACRLDLIDGPSLLAYPTDQQAYSNLSAILTQGNLRTEKGSCEIYKADVFRYNAGIKFITVLPGKLNHEFDFDPAFKSAVKEYKSMFGENLYLGACFSYKGDDAKKLFRIAELAEDIGVPMVATNDVHFHSHQRRELQDIVTCVREKRTIYNAGYLLHQNAERYLKPAQEMERLFRQYPDAIRRTQEIEAACTFSLDSLKYIEPEEKIVDGLTPQQRLIKFTLEGAHNRYGAVIPEKIQKQLEFEFAFIERRKLAAYFLRVYKYTQKAQELGILYQGRGSAANSTVCYCLSITAVDPMKSRLLFSRFMSDAREEWPDIDVDFEHERREEIIQYIYEDYGREHAAIVGTVTQVHWKGAVRDVGKAMGLSVDAVDRLSKSGYELTPEWLEGKTGSSEGFDPKNPHLLKVLDLTQQYVGFPRQLGQHTGGFVITDNLLSDICPVLNARMENRTQLEWNKDDLEALGILKVDVLALGMLTMIRKGFDLAKQHYGLDLTLANIPQDDQKVYDMVSHADTIGVFQIESRAQMSMLPRLRPKCFYDLVIQVAIVRPGPIQGDMVHPYLRRRNGEEPVEYPSKELEEILGRTLGVPLFQEQAMEIAIVAAGFTPAEADQLRRSMASFKANGKLHLYEKKLVDGMVARGYEEEFSRRVFKQLQGFEGYGFPESHAASFALLVYISSWLKCYYPEIFAAGLLNSMPMGFYQPAQIVIDARKHGVEVRPVDVNLSMWDNILEEKAGKYCAMRLGFRQIGGIREEEITLLIEQRHKTYSHMFTLMEAGLSLATLEKLADADAFRSMGMDRRQALWEVSALADRPVGLFEGHEVNHAEEQNIQLPKMSLSEHVVQDYGSTALSLKAHPVSFVRQELFNRHVLSNKELALWPDGTLVRVSGLVLVRQRPGTASGICFITIEDETGVANLVVFKKLFDHYRKEILRSRLLMVEGQLQREGEVTHVVVKRCFNLSDLLQGLTETDQEPDVLTLARADENSGEPFRKYVPKSKGKKVIQTELFAGGRNFK; translated from the coding sequence ATGAGTTATACAGAATTACAGGTTACCACAAATTTCAGTTTCTTAAGGGGAGGAGCACACCCCGAAGAAATGGTAGAACAAGCTGCAGCGCTTGGCTATACTGCCATTGCCATTACCGATCATAATACGCTGGCTGGTATTGTACGGGCGCATGTTGCAGCAAAGGCAATTGGCATGCGCATTATTGTCGCCTGCAGGCTGGATCTTATCGACGGTCCGAGCCTGCTGGCGTATCCCACGGATCAGCAGGCATATAGTAATCTTTCTGCAATTCTCACCCAGGGGAACCTGCGGACCGAAAAGGGCAGCTGTGAGATATACAAAGCAGATGTATTTCGCTATAATGCAGGTATTAAATTTATAACCGTACTCCCTGGAAAATTAAACCATGAATTTGATTTTGATCCAGCTTTCAAATCCGCTGTAAAAGAATATAAGAGCATGTTCGGTGAAAATCTGTACCTGGGCGCTTGTTTTTCTTATAAGGGTGATGATGCAAAGAAATTATTCCGGATTGCTGAATTAGCAGAGGATATAGGCGTACCTATGGTAGCCACAAATGATGTACACTTTCATAGCCATCAGCGGCGGGAGCTTCAGGATATAGTAACCTGTGTGCGGGAGAAACGTACGATTTACAACGCGGGTTATCTGCTGCACCAAAATGCGGAGCGGTATCTGAAGCCTGCCCAGGAAATGGAACGTTTGTTCCGCCAGTATCCGGACGCAATCAGGCGAACACAGGAAATCGAAGCGGCCTGCACCTTTTCACTCGATAGCCTGAAATATATAGAGCCGGAGGAGAAGATCGTTGACGGACTTACACCACAGCAGCGGTTAATAAAATTCACCCTCGAAGGCGCGCATAACCGCTATGGAGCAGTAATACCAGAAAAAATTCAAAAGCAACTTGAATTTGAATTTGCGTTTATAGAGCGACGAAAACTTGCTGCTTATTTTTTACGGGTTTATAAGTATACGCAGAAGGCACAGGAACTTGGCATTCTTTACCAGGGGCGGGGCTCCGCTGCCAATTCAACGGTGTGCTATTGTTTGTCCATAACTGCAGTTGATCCCATGAAATCGCGCCTGCTGTTTTCCCGGTTCATGTCTGATGCCCGGGAGGAATGGCCCGACATCGATGTCGACTTTGAACATGAGCGGCGCGAGGAAATTATCCAGTACATCTATGAAGATTATGGCCGGGAACATGCTGCCATTGTTGGCACAGTTACCCAGGTGCATTGGAAAGGAGCAGTGCGTGATGTCGGTAAGGCAATGGGATTATCCGTTGATGCTGTAGACCGGTTATCGAAGTCCGGCTATGAGCTGACACCGGAGTGGCTCGAAGGTAAAACAGGTTCAAGCGAAGGCTTTGATCCCAAAAACCCGCACCTGTTAAAAGTATTGGACTTGACGCAGCAATACGTCGGTTTCCCGCGTCAGCTTGGACAGCACACCGGAGGCTTTGTGATCACCGATAACCTGCTCTCGGATATCTGCCCTGTACTTAACGCAAGGATGGAAAACCGGACACAGCTGGAATGGAATAAGGACGACCTGGAAGCATTGGGTATTTTAAAGGTGGATGTATTGGCACTCGGCATGCTGACCATGATCCGAAAGGGTTTTGATCTTGCAAAGCAACATTATGGGCTGGATTTAACCTTAGCCAACATTCCCCAGGATGACCAGAAGGTATATGATATGGTTAGCCATGCCGACACCATAGGTGTTTTCCAGATTGAAAGCCGTGCGCAGATGTCCATGCTACCTCGTTTACGTCCGAAATGCTTTTATGACCTGGTGATTCAAGTGGCTATTGTACGACCAGGTCCGATCCAGGGCGATATGGTACACCCTTATTTGCGCCGCAGGAATGGAGAGGAGCCGGTAGAATATCCATCCAAAGAACTCGAAGAGATACTCGGCAGGACCTTGGGGGTGCCGCTTTTCCAGGAACAGGCAATGGAAATCGCGATTGTCGCGGCAGGCTTTACACCGGCAGAGGCTGATCAGTTGCGAAGAAGTATGGCATCGTTTAAAGCCAATGGCAAACTGCATCTGTATGAAAAGAAACTGGTAGACGGTATGGTCGCCCGTGGTTATGAAGAGGAGTTTTCAAGACGGGTATTCAAGCAGCTCCAGGGCTTTGAGGGCTATGGCTTTCCGGAAAGCCATGCAGCATCCTTTGCATTGCTGGTCTATATATCTTCCTGGCTGAAGTGCTATTACCCGGAAATATTTGCCGCCGGATTGTTGAATAGTATGCCAATGGGATTTTATCAACCTGCCCAAATCGTTATCGATGCCAGAAAACATGGGGTTGAAGTGCGCCCGGTTGATGTCAACCTTTCAATGTGGGACAATATATTGGAAGAAAAAGCTGGGAAATACTGTGCCATGCGATTGGGCTTTCGTCAGATCGGCGGTATACGGGAAGAAGAGATAACCTTGTTGATAGAACAGAGGCACAAAACTTATAGCCACATGTTTACGTTAATGGAGGCAGGATTGTCCCTGGCAACCTTGGAAAAACTTGCGGATGCCGATGCCTTCAGGTCTATGGGCATGGATAGGCGGCAGGCTTTATGGGAAGTTTCGGCACTTGCTGATCGTCCTGTAGGATTATTTGAAGGCCATGAAGTAAACCATGCAGAAGAGCAGAATATCCAGCTCCCTAAAATGTCCCTCTCAGAACATGTGGTCCAGGATTATGGTAGCACTGCGCTATCACTCAAAGCACATCCGGTAAGCTTTGTACGCCAGGAACTGTTCAATCGCCATGTGTTAAGCAATAAAGAACTGGCACTATGGCCGGACGGGACGCTGGTACGGGTGTCTGGTCTGGTACTAGTCCGGCAAAGACCTGGCACAGCATCAGGGATATGTTTTATTACTATAGAGGATGAAACCGGCGTAGCTAACTTGGTGGTGTTTAAAAAGCTCTTCGATCACTACCGGAAGGAAATATTAAGATCGAGGCTACTTATGGTTGAAGGCCAGTTGCAACGAGAGGGAGAAGTTACACACGTTGTAGTAAAACGCTGTTTTAATTTATCTGACCTGTTGCAAGGTTTAACTGAGACAGATCAGGAGCCAGATGTGCTCACGTTAGCGCGAGCAGATGAGAATAGTGGAGAGCCTTTCCGCAAGTATGTCCCCAAATCAAAAGGAAAAAAGGTGATACAGACAGAGCTCTTTGCTGGTGGCAGAAATTTTAAATGA
- a CDS encoding Y-family DNA polymerase has protein sequence MSRRYLTIWFRHLTTDQLAIRKPELKGKPFVLAAAERGRMVVKACSAVASAKGIEPGMVVADTRAILPEVEVLDDNPLRAEKLLRALAEWCLRYTPVVAIDLPDSLILDISGCAHLWGGEPPYLKEIQTRLRSAGYEVRAAIADTVGASWAVSRFGQISPIILLGAHADAILQLPPAALRLEAGILARLQKLGLYRIGSFINMPRTALRRRFGADLLTRLDQALGTAPEQIEPIQPVVPFQERLPSLEPIRTATGIEIALRRLLEALCQRLFREGKGLRKSLFRGYRIDGEVQQIEIGTNQPVRNIEHLFKLFQLKIATIRPGLGIELFVLEAPVVEDLSIQQESLWAASNQKHTAIASLLDRIAGRFGAGAIHRYLPDEHYWPERSIREASSLQEKPAITWPDDQPRPVCLLAKPEPIQVTSPIPDYPPMLFIYKGQIHKIRKADGPERIEREWWIEQGLIRDYYRVEDEQGARYWVFRSGHYENHEPEWFIHGFFA, from the coding sequence ATGTCCAGGCGCTATTTAACAATATGGTTCCGTCATTTAACGACGGATCAGCTTGCCATCCGTAAACCAGAGCTGAAAGGAAAACCTTTCGTGCTGGCGGCGGCGGAGCGCGGACGCATGGTTGTGAAGGCATGCAGCGCTGTAGCCAGCGCTAAAGGGATAGAACCGGGCATGGTCGTAGCAGATACAAGGGCTATACTGCCGGAAGTGGAGGTATTAGATGATAACCCTTTAAGGGCTGAAAAATTACTGCGCGCATTAGCGGAATGGTGCCTGCGCTATACCCCGGTTGTAGCAATAGATTTACCGGATAGCCTGATACTGGATATCAGCGGCTGCGCCCACCTTTGGGGAGGAGAGCCACCCTACCTCAAAGAGATACAGACCAGGCTTCGGTCAGCAGGTTATGAAGTCCGTGCTGCAATTGCAGATACCGTGGGCGCTTCCTGGGCCGTATCCCGGTTTGGACAGATCAGTCCAATTATTCTGCTGGGTGCCCATGCTGATGCCATTTTACAATTGCCCCCGGCAGCGTTGCGCCTGGAAGCAGGGATACTTGCCCGATTACAAAAGCTCGGTCTTTACCGGATAGGCAGTTTTATCAATATGCCACGGACTGCACTGCGCAGGCGTTTCGGTGCCGACCTGTTAACCCGGTTAGACCAGGCTTTGGGAACAGCTCCCGAGCAGATTGAACCGATACAGCCCGTCGTACCTTTCCAGGAGCGCTTGCCCAGTTTGGAGCCGATACGAACAGCTACCGGTATAGAGATTGCCTTGCGTCGTTTATTGGAAGCCCTTTGTCAACGCCTGTTCCGGGAAGGTAAAGGACTGAGAAAATCTTTATTCAGGGGCTACCGGATTGACGGTGAAGTGCAGCAGATCGAAATAGGCACCAATCAGCCGGTCAGAAATATAGAACACCTGTTTAAATTATTCCAGCTTAAGATAGCAACGATCAGACCTGGATTAGGAATAGAGCTCTTCGTTCTGGAAGCGCCGGTAGTAGAAGACCTTTCCATTCAGCAGGAAAGCCTGTGGGCAGCCAGCAATCAGAAACATACTGCTATTGCTAGTCTTTTGGATAGAATAGCCGGCAGGTTTGGCGCAGGAGCAATACACCGGTATCTGCCAGATGAGCATTACTGGCCTGAACGTTCTATTCGGGAGGCTTCCTCTTTACAGGAAAAACCGGCCATTACCTGGCCGGATGATCAGCCAAGGCCGGTATGCCTTTTAGCTAAACCAGAGCCTATCCAGGTGACTTCGCCCATACCGGATTATCCCCCCATGCTATTTATTTATAAAGGCCAGATCCATAAGATCAGAAAGGCAGACGGACCGGAAAGGATTGAACGGGAATGGTGGATCGAACAGGGGCTGATCCGGGATTATTATAGGGTTGAGGATGAGCAGGGCGCTCGTTATTGGGTATTCCGTTCAGGCCATTATGAAAATCACGAACCGGAGTGGTTTATACATGGATTTTTTGCTTAA
- a CDS encoding ImuA family protein → MEAANKKELIEKLRQDILVMQGFRPVLDYNRRDTGLGSLEHAFPNQIFPVAAVHEFISPTVADAAATTGFMAGLMGHLMPKDGTCLWVGTGRQLFPPGLRAFGLDPDRIIFVDLQWDRDVLWAVEEALKCEKLTVVVAELKEINLTESRRLQLAVEKSRVTGFLHRRNPRKIDNIACVSRWQITPVVSNLYGLPGVGHPCWNVDLQKVRNGQPGNWQLQWVAGHFKHIAPATTADKQKNFIHQAV, encoded by the coding sequence ATGGAAGCGGCGAATAAAAAAGAATTGATCGAAAAACTGCGGCAGGATATTCTTGTCATGCAGGGCTTCCGGCCTGTTTTGGATTACAACCGCCGGGATACGGGACTTGGCTCCCTGGAACATGCCTTTCCCAACCAGATTTTCCCAGTTGCTGCGGTACACGAGTTTATCAGCCCCACAGTTGCCGACGCTGCTGCTACAACCGGCTTTATGGCCGGACTGATGGGGCATTTAATGCCAAAGGACGGCACCTGCCTTTGGGTGGGTACCGGGCGCCAGTTATTCCCACCCGGTTTAAGGGCTTTTGGCCTTGATCCGGACCGGATCATTTTTGTTGATCTGCAATGGGACAGGGATGTACTGTGGGCGGTAGAAGAGGCTTTAAAATGCGAAAAACTAACCGTTGTCGTAGCAGAACTGAAAGAAATTAATCTGACCGAATCCAGGCGGCTGCAGTTGGCTGTTGAAAAAAGCAGGGTAACCGGCTTTTTGCACCGGCGCAATCCGCGTAAGATAGATAACATAGCCTGTGTATCCCGCTGGCAGATCACCCCGGTTGTCAGTAATCTGTATGGTCTTCCAGGTGTCGGTCATCCATGCTGGAATGTGGATCTGCAGAAAGTTCGTAATGGACAGCCCGGCAACTGGCAATTGCAATGGGTAGCTGGTCACTTCAAACATATTGCACCTGCCACTACAGCCGACAAACAAAAGAACTTCATTCACCAAGCCGTATAA
- a CDS encoding XRE family transcriptional regulator: MNNQKVFFPTNIKFLRERKKLSQEAMAEILGIGRSKYNALENGQTKAPQPEDLIHFSNTFKISIDSLLKIDLSKISELKLRELEAGSDIYLQGGNIRVLAISVDKNNKENMEYVPVKAKAGYRTGFNDPEFIAALPKFSMPNLPKSGTFRMFPTTGDSMLPIPEGCDVICKFVADWLQVKPRTLCIVVLKGEQDFVFKLVTIGSEGTVLLESLNKLYAPYTVTVSEVLEIWQFHSYQTQEVPDTQTDLMEIKRMISSLQDQVLKKL; this comes from the coding sequence ATGAACAACCAAAAAGTTTTTTTCCCCACCAATATTAAATTCCTACGGGAACGGAAGAAATTAAGCCAGGAAGCAATGGCTGAAATCCTTGGTATTGGGCGTTCTAAGTACAATGCACTGGAAAATGGGCAGACCAAAGCCCCTCAACCCGAAGACCTCATACATTTTTCAAACACATTTAAAATAAGTATTGATTCTTTGCTAAAAATCGACCTTTCTAAAATTTCGGAGCTTAAACTTCGGGAATTAGAGGCAGGAAGTGATATTTATTTGCAGGGAGGAAATATTCGTGTCCTGGCGATTTCTGTAGATAAAAATAACAAGGAAAATATGGAGTATGTCCCTGTCAAAGCAAAGGCTGGCTACAGAACAGGCTTTAATGATCCGGAATTTATTGCCGCATTACCAAAATTCTCCATGCCGAATCTACCGAAATCGGGTACTTTCCGTATGTTCCCAACAACCGGAGATTCCATGCTGCCTATTCCGGAAGGTTGTGATGTGATCTGTAAATTTGTTGCCGATTGGTTACAGGTAAAACCGCGCACACTATGCATTGTGGTATTAAAGGGAGAGCAGGATTTTGTATTCAAGCTGGTAACGATCGGCTCAGAGGGAACAGTATTGTTGGAATCATTAAATAAGTTGTACGCCCCATATACCGTTACCGTTTCTGAAGTACTGGAAATATGGCAATTTCACAGTTATCAAACGCAGGAAGTGCCAGACACTCAGACCGATCTAATGGAAATTAAACGAATGATCAGTTCTCTACAGGACCAGGTACTCAAAAAACTGTAG
- a CDS encoding GNAT family N-acetyltransferase, translating into MLQPISFETEKLRVHSFRTSDVENYKQLALEVLPILSDPFTLRFVPEKRLNNIEAAEDYIKTMFINHHVGRNHLHFIFSKDMDRVIGIVDLIAPKVVEEHYQLPEYPYFIEFYLLEMLSGRLVMTELLPEIIKEVQRQGIEKIAAVVNRQNKAAIKVLQRSGFQLQASFDIIQDLYLVSVSEPNP; encoded by the coding sequence ATGTTACAGCCCATAAGTTTTGAAACGGAGAAGTTACGAGTCCATTCATTTCGAACCAGCGATGTTGAAAATTACAAACAATTAGCTCTCGAAGTCCTTCCTATTCTATCTGACCCTTTTACTCTCAGGTTTGTTCCTGAAAAGCGCTTGAATAATATTGAAGCAGCCGAAGATTATATAAAAACCATGTTCATTAATCACCATGTAGGACGAAACCACTTACATTTTATTTTTTCGAAAGACATGGATCGTGTGATTGGTATTGTTGACCTGATCGCTCCAAAAGTTGTTGAAGAACATTACCAGCTGCCTGAATATCCGTATTTCATTGAATTTTATCTTCTTGAAATGCTTAGTGGAAGATTGGTAATGACAGAACTGTTACCAGAAATTATTAAGGAAGTACAGCGCCAGGGCATTGAGAAAATAGCAGCTGTGGTAAATAGACAAAACAAGGCTGCTATAAAAGTATTACAAAGGTCCGGCTTTCAATTACAAGCCTCGTTTGATATTATTCAGGATTTGTATCTTGTATCCGTCTCAGAACCAAATCCGTAA
- the xth gene encoding exodeoxyribonuclease III — protein MKIATFNINGINGRLPVLLKWLKEAKPDIVCLQELKAPEDRFPAAAIKKAGYNSIWHGQKAWNGVAILSKDEIKEVRRGIPGDSEDVQSRYIEAITFQKVIGCIYLPNGNPYPGPKFEYKRKWFKRLAAHAKKLMAMELPVMLVGDYNVMPTELDVYKPEKYLDNALFRKEIRTAYKNLLKQGWTDALRTLYPDEPIYTFWDYLRNAYGRDAGLRLDHFLLSPLIAETLKKGGVDKHVRGWEKASDHAPAWIEIK, from the coding sequence ATGAAAATAGCGACATTTAATATAAATGGTATAAATGGACGCTTGCCTGTTTTGCTTAAATGGCTCAAAGAAGCCAAACCTGATATAGTATGCCTGCAGGAGTTAAAGGCTCCGGAAGATCGGTTCCCTGCAGCGGCAATTAAAAAGGCGGGATATAATTCTATTTGGCATGGGCAGAAGGCCTGGAACGGTGTAGCTATTTTATCCAAGGACGAGATCAAGGAGGTTCGGCGGGGAATTCCTGGCGATTCGGAAGATGTACAAAGCCGTTACATAGAAGCCATTACCTTTCAAAAAGTCATAGGCTGTATTTACCTACCCAATGGTAATCCCTACCCTGGACCCAAATTTGAGTATAAAAGAAAATGGTTTAAGCGGCTGGCAGCACATGCAAAAAAACTAATGGCAATGGAACTGCCCGTGATGTTGGTTGGAGATTATAATGTGATGCCCACAGAACTTGACGTCTACAAGCCTGAAAAATACCTGGATAATGCGTTGTTTCGTAAGGAGATCCGGACAGCTTACAAAAACCTGTTGAAACAAGGCTGGACTGATGCTTTAAGAACGTTATATCCTGACGAACCAATCTATACCTTCTGGGATTACCTGCGCAATGCTTACGGACGCGATGCCGGTTTACGGCTGGATCATTTTCTGCTCAGCCCGCTCATTGCAGAAACACTAAAAAAAGGAGGCGTGGACAAACACGTCAGGGGCTGGGAAAAAGCAAGCGACCATGCACCGGCCTGGATTGAAATTAAGTAA
- a CDS encoding alpha/beta hydrolase, protein MSYEILLIQGAGLVTTEEEQIIVDALRAELGEGFNIIYPPIPDADNPSYESWDGVLMAGLKELSGKVILLGHSLGASVILKHFSREPVPDNVIGMILFGAPYWKDQNWDVSEYVIEDDFLGNLSKLDNVHFYYSTADEVIPKHHFETYQKLMPQAHYRLLSGMDHSYHKAIPNMIQDIRDLAANAQS, encoded by the coding sequence ATGAGCTATGAAATATTATTGATTCAGGGCGCGGGTCTGGTAACGACAGAAGAGGAACAGATTATTGTCGATGCGCTTAGGGCTGAACTTGGCGAAGGGTTTAACATTATTTATCCACCTATACCGGATGCTGACAACCCCAGCTATGAATCTTGGGATGGCGTTTTGATGGCAGGCCTGAAAGAGTTATCCGGCAAAGTCATCCTGCTTGGGCATTCATTAGGAGCATCTGTTATATTGAAACATTTTTCCCGGGAGCCGGTTCCGGATAATGTAATTGGAATGATCCTGTTTGGTGCGCCCTATTGGAAGGATCAGAACTGGGATGTTTCAGAATATGTGATAGAGGATGATTTTTTAGGTAACCTTAGTAAACTGGATAATGTTCATTTTTACTATTCAACCGCCGATGAGGTAATCCCCAAGCATCATTTTGAAACCTACCAGAAGTTAATGCCACAGGCACATTACAGGTTGCTTTCCGGCATGGATCATTCTTATCACAAAGCTATACCGAACATGATTCAAGACATCAGGGATTTAGCAGCAAATGCACAATCATGA
- a CDS encoding DUF3606 domain-containing protein, whose amino-acid sequence MPDNKDKTGGQDRNKVAADQEYEVSYLATKLGVSKAEVLEAIKAVGNDRQKIEAYLKK is encoded by the coding sequence ATGCCAGATAATAAAGACAAAACAGGAGGTCAGGACCGTAACAAGGTTGCGGCAGACCAGGAATATGAAGTATCATATTTAGCCACAAAGCTTGGTGTAAGTAAAGCTGAAGTGCTGGAAGCCATTAAGGCCGTTGGAAACGACCGTCAAAAGATTGAAGCCTATCTGAAAAAGTAG
- a CDS encoding DUF4142 domain-containing protein — MKKITYLALIALSTVMTQSCSNAPMDSKETADSMNRSKTDSIPGDSITASTQVVPGEEDSKFAVDAAEGGLAEVDLGKMAQQRAIDPSVKDFGSMMVSDHSKANEELKVLAKQKNIVLPAVLGEENQRILNALTEKKGKDFDKAYVKLMVNDHKKDIKLFEEAQEKVTDPDIKAFIIKTLPTLKAHLGHIEGIEKVKK; from the coding sequence ATGAAGAAGATAACCTATTTGGCTCTGATCGCTTTATCAACAGTTATGACGCAAAGTTGCAGCAATGCCCCAATGGACAGTAAGGAAACTGCTGACAGTATGAACCGGTCAAAAACTGATAGCATTCCAGGGGATTCCATTACTGCAAGCACCCAGGTTGTTCCAGGAGAAGAAGATTCAAAATTTGCCGTAGATGCAGCTGAAGGTGGCCTTGCTGAAGTAGACCTTGGTAAAATGGCGCAGCAAAGAGCTATAGATCCCAGTGTCAAGGATTTCGGGTCTATGATGGTCAGTGATCATTCCAAGGCAAACGAGGAATTGAAAGTGCTGGCCAAGCAAAAAAACATCGTTCTCCCTGCTGTACTCGGTGAGGAAAACCAGAGAATCCTCAATGCCCTTACTGAAAAAAAAGGAAAAGATTTTGACAAAGCTTACGTGAAACTGATGGTAAATGATCATAAAAAGGATATCAAGCTTTTTGAAGAAGCACAAGAAAAGGTAACAGACCCTGATATCAAGGCTTTTATTATTAAAACGCTTCCCACGCTTAAAGCGCATTTGGGACATATTGAGGGAATTGAAAAAGTAAAAAAATAG
- a CDS encoding VOC family protein: MQQNLRIGSVVIHCYEFEKMMDFWTAGLNYIPREPAEGGWVVLTDPTGNGSNLSLQKVADKRSGPRSRLHLDLYTYHQIEEVERLLLLGARRYPWHYEPGDDFVVLADPDDNLFCIVQLPVGKDN, translated from the coding sequence ATGCAACAGAATCTAAGAATCGGCTCCGTTGTGATCCACTGTTATGAATTTGAGAAAATGATGGATTTCTGGACGGCTGGATTAAATTATATCCCAAGGGAACCTGCAGAGGGTGGATGGGTCGTTCTTACTGATCCTACCGGTAATGGAAGTAACCTGTCGTTGCAAAAAGTTGCTGATAAGCGTAGCGGCCCACGCAGCAGGCTTCATCTGGATCTTTATACCTATCACCAAATAGAGGAGGTAGAACGTTTGCTTTTATTGGGGGCGAGAAGATACCCCTGGCACTACGAGCCAGGCGACGATTTTGTCGTACTGGCCGATCCGGACGATAACCTTTTCTGCATTGTCCAATTACCGGTAGGTAAAGACAATTAA